The Solirubrobacter pauli sequence TCTGCCGCTGCACGGGCTACGAGAGCATCATCGAGGCCATCCTCATCGCCGCGGAGGCCACCGCATGAGCGCCATCGACGAGAAGCCCTTCAACGTCATCGGCAAGCCGGTCCAGCGCCTGGACTCGCTCGGGCACGTGACCGGCCGCACGCAGTTCTTCGAGGACGTCAACCCCGCCGGGCTGCTGCATCTGAAGATGCACCGCTCCGAGCGCCACCACGCGAACATCGTGTCGGTGGACACGTCGGCCGCCGAGGCCGTCAAGGGCGTCGTGAAGATCCTCACGCACGAGGACGTGCCCAAGAACTGGTACACGGTCCTCACGCTCATCAACGTCGGCTACCCCGAAGAGCTGGTGCTCGCCGAGAAGAAGGTGCTTTGGTACGGCGAGCCGATCGTGGCCGTGGTGGCCACGAGCGAGCGCGCCGCCCGTGAGGGCGCCGCCGCGGTGAAGGTCGTCTACGAGGACCTGGAGCCGATCTTCGACGTCGAGGAAGCGATCAAGCCGGACGCCTTCCCGCTCAAGCCGCACGGCACGAACTACTTCGAGTACGAGGGCCACCACTGCCGGCGCGTGCGTCTGGGGGACGTGGAGAAGGGGTTCGCCGAGGCGGACCACATCTTCGAGTTCAAGTACCAGTCCAAGCCGATCGAGCAGGCCCCGACCGAGACGACGGGCTGCATCGTCGAGCCCAAGGCCGACGGGCGTCTGAAGATCTACTCCAACACGCAGGCGGCGTTCTTCACCCTCGACAACACGGCGCTCATCCTCGACGTGCCGTTCGGCAAGCTGCAGCTGGTGGGCGGCACGGTCGGCGGCGGCTTCGGCGGCAAGGTGGACGTCACCGTCGAGCCGATCACGTGCATCGCGGCGATGAAGACCGGCAAGCCGGTCAAGTACGTCTACGACCGCTACGAGGAGATGCAGGTCTCCTCCCCCCGCGCGGCGGAGCGCATCTACATCAAGGACGGCGTGATGGATGACGGGACGATCGTCGCCCGTCAGGTCACGCTCTACGCCGACGCCGGCGCGTACAGCCGCCACAGCCCGTACGCCACCACGAAGGCCGCCGCGCACATGCCGGGCCCGTACAACATCCCGAACGTGCACATCGACTCCTGGTGCGTCTACACCAACCGCACACCGTCTTCGGCCATGCGCGGCTTCGGCGTGACCATCGGGGACTTCGCGCTGGAGACGTCGATGGACCGGATCGCGCGCGCGCTGAACCTCGATCCGCTGCAGCTGCGCCTCAAGAACGCCTACCGCGACGGTGACATGAAGGCGCACCACAAGGTGGCGGAGGGCACCGCGATCATCGAGGTCATCCAGAAGGCGGCCGAGCAGGTCGGCCACGAGCTGCCCGACGAGTACCGGGCGATGTCGTCGAAGGAGGCTCGCTAGATGGCCAAGCTCCGCGGACGCGGCTACGCCGCCGTCAACTACCCGACCGGCATGAACCTCGGTGGCGACCCCACCCAGGCGCTCGTGCACTCCACCACCACGGGCAACTTCGTCGTCTCGCTGTCGT is a genomic window containing:
- a CDS encoding xanthine dehydrogenase family protein molybdopterin-binding subunit translates to MSAIDEKPFNVIGKPVQRLDSLGHVTGRTQFFEDVNPAGLLHLKMHRSERHHANIVSVDTSAAEAVKGVVKILTHEDVPKNWYTVLTLINVGYPEELVLAEKKVLWYGEPIVAVVATSERAAREGAAAVKVVYEDLEPIFDVEEAIKPDAFPLKPHGTNYFEYEGHHCRRVRLGDVEKGFAEADHIFEFKYQSKPIEQAPTETTGCIVEPKADGRLKIYSNTQAAFFTLDNTALILDVPFGKLQLVGGTVGGGFGGKVDVTVEPITCIAAMKTGKPVKYVYDRYEEMQVSSPRAAERIYIKDGVMDDGTIVARQVTLYADAGAYSRHSPYATTKAAAHMPGPYNIPNVHIDSWCVYTNRTPSSAMRGFGVTIGDFALETSMDRIARALNLDPLQLRLKNAYRDGDMKAHHKVAEGTAIIEVIQKAAEQVGHELPDEYRAMSSKEAR